One stretch of Lysobacter sp. TY2-98 DNA includes these proteins:
- a CDS encoding prolyl oligopeptidase family serine peptidase has protein sequence MKATSLALALALSLAALSPAHAAPTPPTIAQLAAYPAMSGFSLSPDGKHLAALQARGEDRVILVWDTDALDKAPMVIGTKNMKFKSVSFIKNDLLAVQLWQPYDLRADGVIKTFIDKLYITDLQGKQWHEPMPALNTQSRELQLAAARSSPSILNVLPNDPDHVLVVNTVGMDAGDVYKVNLHTFKADRVQRSEENAAGYVTDFNGNIRARLRSDIDGKGAYVAAEFRDPETDAWSEHFRSYVKARDHVEVVGFSEDPNIAFVLSNEGRDKAAIYEYDIKARKKGEVLFEHKFFDASSVITNHYSSGGGGRPGEVLGIAYEGPREGDIEWTAPQLKAIDAGLRQALGLKEAPTQFVDPATGDKATTGYDGDATVSLVDYSQDLKTVIASVHGPSRPPETYLLKDGKLSLLAKAYPDIDPASLGQTRLVYYKARDGLDIPAFLTTPNETMCGGGPWKAVVHPHGGPWARDAMDFDGSMWIPLMASRCMAVLRPQYRGSQGWGRKLWTAGDAQWGKAMQDDKDDGAKWLIDQKIAQPGHIAMFGFSYGGYASMAAAVRPNGLYKCAIAGAGVSDIHRIWSKFYTNPFFRQAQAPTVDGLNPLDKADQIQIPIMVYHGERDRTVPIEQSQWFVSKAKASGRPVEYHELPDYAHGPAWTRAIFADQLKLIDDYLTTGCGGGGL, from the coding sequence ATGAAAGCAACCTCTCTCGCGCTTGCGCTGGCTCTTTCGCTTGCCGCGCTTTCGCCTGCACACGCTGCCCCCACGCCGCCCACCATCGCGCAGCTCGCCGCCTATCCGGCGATGTCGGGCTTCTCGCTATCGCCCGACGGCAAGCATCTCGCCGCCCTGCAGGCGCGAGGCGAAGACCGCGTCATCCTGGTGTGGGACACCGACGCGCTCGACAAGGCGCCGATGGTGATCGGCACGAAGAACATGAAGTTCAAGTCGGTGTCGTTCATCAAGAACGACCTGCTCGCGGTCCAGCTCTGGCAGCCGTACGACCTGCGCGCGGACGGCGTCATCAAGACCTTTATCGACAAGCTCTACATCACCGACCTGCAGGGCAAGCAATGGCACGAGCCGATGCCCGCGCTCAACACACAGAGCCGTGAGCTTCAGCTCGCTGCAGCGCGGAGCAGCCCGAGCATCCTCAATGTGCTGCCGAACGATCCCGACCACGTGCTCGTAGTCAATACGGTCGGCATGGACGCGGGCGATGTCTACAAGGTCAACCTGCACACGTTCAAGGCCGACCGCGTCCAACGCAGCGAGGAAAACGCCGCGGGCTACGTCACCGACTTCAACGGCAACATCCGCGCGCGTCTGCGCAGCGACATCGATGGCAAGGGCGCTTACGTCGCGGCCGAATTCCGTGACCCCGAGACCGACGCCTGGAGCGAGCATTTCCGTTCCTACGTCAAGGCGCGCGACCACGTCGAGGTCGTGGGCTTCTCCGAAGACCCGAACATCGCGTTCGTGCTGAGCAACGAAGGCCGCGACAAGGCGGCCATCTACGAATACGACATCAAGGCGCGCAAGAAGGGCGAGGTGCTGTTCGAGCACAAGTTCTTCGATGCCAGCAGCGTCATTACCAATCATTACTCGAGCGGCGGTGGCGGCCGTCCGGGCGAAGTGCTCGGCATTGCCTACGAGGGGCCGCGCGAGGGCGATATCGAATGGACTGCGCCGCAGCTCAAAGCCATCGACGCTGGCCTGCGCCAAGCGCTCGGGCTGAAGGAAGCGCCGACGCAGTTCGTCGACCCCGCGACCGGCGACAAGGCCACGACCGGCTATGACGGCGACGCCACCGTAAGCCTGGTCGACTACAGCCAGGACCTCAAGACGGTGATCGCGAGCGTGCACGGCCCGTCGCGTCCGCCGGAAACCTATCTCTTGAAGGACGGCAAGCTGTCGCTGCTGGCGAAGGCGTATCCGGACATCGATCCGGCGTCGCTGGGCCAGACGCGCCTGGTCTATTACAAGGCGCGCGACGGCCTCGATATTCCGGCGTTCCTGACCACGCCGAACGAAACGATGTGCGGCGGCGGTCCGTGGAAAGCCGTGGTGCATCCGCACGGCGGTCCGTGGGCGCGCGACGCCATGGACTTCGACGGCTCGATGTGGATCCCGCTGATGGCATCGCGTTGCATGGCGGTGCTGCGTCCGCAGTACCGCGGTTCGCAGGGCTGGGGTCGCAAGCTGTGGACGGCCGGGGACGCCCAGTGGGGCAAGGCCATGCAGGACGACAAGGACGACGGCGCGAAGTGGTTGATCGACCAGAAGATCGCGCAGCCCGGCCATATCGCGATGTTCGGCTTCTCATACGGCGGCTACGCGTCGATGGCGGCGGCAGTGCGACCGAATGGTCTCTACAAGTGCGCAATCGCGGGCGCCGGCGTGTCCGACATCCACCGCATCTGGTCGAAGTTCTATACCAACCCGTTCTTCCGCCAGGCGCAGGCGCCGACGGTCGATGGCCTGAACCCGCTCGACAAGGCCGACCAGATCCAGATTCCGATCATGGTCTACCACGGCGAGCGCGACCGAACGGTGCCGATCGAGCAGTCGCAGTGGTTCGTGTCCAAGGCCAAGGCGTCGGGGCGTCCGGTCGAGTACCACGAGCTGCCCGACTACGCGCACGGTCCGGCATGGACCCGCGCGATCTTCGCGGACCAGCTCAAGCTGATTGACGACTACCTCACGACGGGGTGCGGCGGTGGCGGTCTGTAA